Below is a genomic region from Candidatus Obscuribacterales bacterium.
TGCTTGAAAAGTGAATGCCCTAAATATTTATGAAAAGTTAGTTGGTTGTAATAAAGAGCTGATAAGTTGTCTTTATGGGGAACAAGAAGCGTAGCAAGAGCGCCGGTGAGGCGGTCGCTGCGAAGCGAACCAGGGTTGCTGGACAGCTAACGAAAGTGAAGCGAAGCGAAACTGGCGCGTTACATCAAAGTAGGTAAGCTATGAACTTAGAGCGATTTACACATAAGGCCCAAGAAGCAGTTACTAATTGCCGCGCAATATTGTCCCGTTACGGGCAGAGTCAAGTGACTCCCGAGCACTTGCTTCTATCTCTGCTCGAACAAAACGAGGGACTTGCGCCCAAAATTTTGGAACGCCTCAAAGTAAATCCGGAAATCATCACCGAGGCAGTGACAAGATATTTGCAGAGCCAACCGAAGGGGTCCTCAATATCGCAAGCGAAAGATGAGCTCCATGTGTCCGCCCGCTTGATGTCGGTATTGGAAGACGCCAACAAAGAAGCGGAACGTCTCAAAGATCAATTTATCAGCGTAGAACACCTCATGTTGGCGCTGGCTGAGAATAAGAAAGATCAAGCTGGTGCAATTCTTGAAAAACACGGCATAACCAAAAACAAAATCCTGGAAGTCTTAAGTTCGATTCGCGGCAACCAATCCGTAACGAGCCAAGATCCTGAAGCAACTTATGAAGCGTTGCAGCGCTACGGACGAGATCTGACAAAAGCTGCCGAACAAGGCAAGCTTGATCCTGTTATCGGTCGCGATGACGAAGTAAGACGCGTCATGCAGGTTTTGTCCCGCCGCACAAAAAACAATCCGGTTTTGGTTGGCGAACCTGGCGTCGGTAAAACAGCAATTGTCGAAGGACTTGCCCAACGTATAACCAAAGGTGATGTGCCTGAGGGTCTGAAAAACAAAAAACTCGTTTCGCTGGATATGGGAGCACTCATTGCCGGAGCTAAATTCCGTGGTGAATTTGAGGAGCGCCTGAAGGCAGTTCTCAAAGAAGTTATCGACAGCAATGGTGGCATTATTCTCTTTATTGACGAATTGCACACCGTTGTGGGTGCCGGCTCATCAGGTGAAGGCTCCATGGATGCCGGCAATTTGCTGAAACCACCTTTAGCTCGTGGCGAGTTGCACTGCATAGGCGCGACAACCGTTGATGAATATCGCAAGCATATCGAGAAGGATCCCGCGCTTGAACGCCGTTTTCAGATGGTCAATGTAGACGAGCCGGGTGTCGAGGAAACAATTTCCATATTACGCGGTTTAAAACAACGTTATGAAGTGCATCACGGTGTGCGCATTAAAGACTCAGCACTAGTTGCTGCTGCAGTTCTTTCGCATCGCTACATCACCGACCGTTTCCTGCCGGATAAAGCAATCGACCTAATTGATGAATCAGCCGCAAAAATGCGCATTGAAATCGATTCTATGCCGGCTGAACTCGACGAGATGGAAAGAAGACGCATTCAGTTAGAAATTGAACGCGAAGCCCTGAAGAAAGAAAAAGACGCTCAGTCAAAAGAGCGCCTGGAAAAACTCGAGCGGGAACTTGCCGAAATGCAAGAAGAAGCGGAAGTTCTTCGCGCGCGTTGGCAATCGGAAAAAGAAGCTCTACAGCGAATTCAGACTATTAAGGCCGATATTGAATCAACGCAAATTCAAATTGAGCAAGCCGAGCGCGTGACCGATTTAGCCAAAGCTGCCGAATTGAAATACGGCAAACTGACTGAATTAGAAAAACAGCTCAAGTCTGAAGAGGAAATCTTCAACAAGAAGAAGGGTCCAAGACTTCTTTCAGAAGAAGTAACAGAAGACGACATTGCTGAAATCGTCTCTAAATGGACAGGCATTCCTGTAACCAAGTTGATGGAAGGCGAAGTGCAAAAACTTCTCAAATTAGAAGAGCATTTGCACAAGCGCGTAATTGGACAAGAAGAAGCAATTTCCGTCGTCTCCAACGCCGTTCGTCGTGCACGCGCAGGTCTGCAAGACCCTAAGCGTCCTATTGGTAGTTTCCTGTTTTTAGGACCAACAGGCGTTGGCAAAACAGAACTTGCCAAAGCACTGGCAGAGTTTCTCTTTGACGACGAACAAGCAATTGTACGCATTGATATGTCTGAATATCAGGAAAGACACACAGTGGCTCGTCTAATCGGCGCACCACCTGGATACATCGGCTTTGACGAAGGCGGTCAATTAACAGAAGCCGTGCGCCGCCGCGCGTATACTTGCGTTCTTTTCGATGA
It encodes:
- the clpB gene encoding ATP-dependent chaperone ClpB yields the protein MNLERFTHKAQEAVTNCRAILSRYGQSQVTPEHLLLSLLEQNEGLAPKILERLKVNPEIITEAVTRYLQSQPKGSSISQAKDELHVSARLMSVLEDANKEAERLKDQFISVEHLMLALAENKKDQAGAILEKHGITKNKILEVLSSIRGNQSVTSQDPEATYEALQRYGRDLTKAAEQGKLDPVIGRDDEVRRVMQVLSRRTKNNPVLVGEPGVGKTAIVEGLAQRITKGDVPEGLKNKKLVSLDMGALIAGAKFRGEFEERLKAVLKEVIDSNGGIILFIDELHTVVGAGSSGEGSMDAGNLLKPPLARGELHCIGATTVDEYRKHIEKDPALERRFQMVNVDEPGVEETISILRGLKQRYEVHHGVRIKDSALVAAAVLSHRYITDRFLPDKAIDLIDESAAKMRIEIDSMPAELDEMERRRIQLEIEREALKKEKDAQSKERLEKLERELAEMQEEAEVLRARWQSEKEALQRIQTIKADIESTQIQIEQAERVTDLAKAAELKYGKLTELEKQLKSEEEIFNKKKGPRLLSEEVTEDDIAEIVSKWTGIPVTKLMEGEVQKLLKLEEHLHKRVIGQEEAISVVSNAVRRARAGLQDPKRPIGSFLFLGPTGVGKTELAKALAEFLFDDEQAIVRIDMSEYQERHTVARLIGAPPGYIGFDEGGQLTEAVRRRAYTCVLFDEIEKAHPDVFNVLLQVLDEGHLTDSKGRKVDFKNTIIIMTSNIGSQYILDYQVRAAVDGDDHYPQMKERVMEALREHFRPEFLNRIDETVVFHALTAEQLKKIVDLQLHILNKRIADRKIELQTTETARDWLARIGYDPVFGARPLKRLIQKEIENPLALKLLEGQFADGDTIEVDSDGKSEDLIFRKTSELVSQSKH